The nucleotide window CCACCGAGAAGGTCGATCAGCCGCTTCGGCGCATCGGGATCGAGGAAGTCGAGGGTGATGAACTCGACGCCGACCATCGGCTCGATCTCGAGCAAATCGATGCCAACGATGCGGCCGCTCGGGCCGACGATCTTGGCCGCGACCTGGGACCAGCCGCCCGGCGCGGCGCCGAGATCGATGATCTTCTGGTTGGGCTTCAGGATCGTGAAGCGCTCGTCGATCTCGAGAAGCTTGAAAGCCGCGCGCGAGCGATAGCCCTCGCGCTTGGCTCGCGCCACGTAGGGATCGTTGAGCTGCCGTTCGAGCCAGCGCTTCTGCGAGGCGGTACGACCGCGCCCCGTCTTGACCCGCTGCTTGAGATCGCCTCGCAACCCGCCGCCCGCACCACGTCTGTCGGTCAACGGTAGCCTCCGCGGCGCCAAACGCCGTCTTCGCGCATCATGTTCATCAAAAGCCCTTCGCGCAGGCCGCGGTCGGCGATGCGGAGCCGCTCGGAAGGGAACGCCCGGCGGATCGCCTCCAGGATGGCGCAACCCGCGAGTACGAGATCGGCCCGGTCCCGGCCGATGCAGGGATTGTCGGCGCGCTGGTCGAGGCGCGTGTCGAGCAGGTCGTCGATGGCGTCGCTCACTTCGCCGTCGCTCATCCAGAGACCGTCGACGCGGCGGCGCTCGTAGCGCGCCAGCCGCAGGTGCATGGCGGCGAGGGTCGTCACGGTTCCCGACGTGCCGAGGAGATGAAAATGCCGGGCGTTGGCCGCGGGCGCGGCCCGAATGGCGAACCGCGCCAGCAAATCCGCCACCTCCTCGACCATGCCCTCGAACATCAGGCGCGTGACGTCTGCCGCGCCGTGCCGCTCGGCCAACGTGACGACGCCGACGGGAAGGGAATCCCAGGCGCGTATCCGCAGGGTCGGGTCGGCCGACGGGTTGGTCGCGGCACCGTCGAGCCAGGCGATCTCGGTGGAACCGCCGCCGATATCGAAAATGACGACCGATTCCGCGTAAGGGTCGGCCAGGGCCGCGCAGCCTGTGACCGCGAGATAGGCCTCGGTCTGCCGGTCGACGATCTCAAGATCGAGCCCGACCTCGTCCCGCACCCGCGCCACGAAATCGGCTCCGTTGACGGCGAGCCGGCACGCTTCGGTGGCGATGATCTTGGCGCGGGCGACACCACGCCCCTCCATCTTGGCACGGCAGACGCACAAAGCCTCCAGCGTGCGCTCGACCGCGGCCTCGCTGAGGCGGTCAGACGTGCCCAACCCCTCACCCAGGCGGACGATACGAGAGAAGGCATCGACCACGCGAAAACCGTGGGATGCCGGTTCGGCGATCAGGAGGCGGCAATTGTTGGTGCCGAGATCGAGAGCCGCGTAGGTGTTCCGGCGCCCGGGGCGATGGCCCACGACCGGCGGTCGACCCGCGTCCGGCAAAGCGGGGGCGCTCGGGGGCGTCGGGCCAGCCAAGGGGCGGGCCGGCGTCATGGCGGCGCTCTCTTCCCTCATCGGCCTTGCCGGCATCCTCGATCGTGGCCCGACCGGATAGGTCGGCCATCATTCGATAAGAAGC belongs to Methylobacterium sp. 77 and includes:
- a CDS encoding Ppx/GppA phosphatase family protein — translated: MREESAAMTPARPLAGPTPPSAPALPDAGRPPVVGHRPGRRNTYAALDLGTNNCRLLIAEPASHGFRVVDAFSRIVRLGEGLGTSDRLSEAAVERTLEALCVCRAKMEGRGVARAKIIATEACRLAVNGADFVARVRDEVGLDLEIVDRQTEAYLAVTGCAALADPYAESVVIFDIGGGSTEIAWLDGAATNPSADPTLRIRAWDSLPVGVVTLAERHGAADVTRLMFEGMVEEVADLLARFAIRAAPAANARHFHLLGTSGTVTTLAAMHLRLARYERRRVDGLWMSDGEVSDAIDDLLDTRLDQRADNPCIGRDRADLVLAGCAILEAIRRAFPSERLRIADRGLREGLLMNMMREDGVWRRGGYR
- a CDS encoding RlmE family RNA methyltransferase, whose amino-acid sequence is MTDRRGAGGGLRGDLKQRVKTGRGRTASQKRWLERQLNDPYVARAKREGYRSRAAFKLLEIDERFTILKPNQKIIDLGAAPGGWSQVAAKIVGPSGRIVGIDLLEIEPMVGVEFITLDFLDPDAPKRLIDLLGGQADIVMSDMAANTTGHKQTDHLRIIGLAETAAEFAREVLAPGGTYLAKVFQGGTEGTLLADLKRDFSTVRHVKPSASRADSSELYVLATGFRGSATDGTTEDDA